The following proteins are co-located in the Myroides profundi genome:
- a CDS encoding SusC/RagA family TonB-linked outer membrane protein: MKTQFLTNTSYGIVLLLTSLTFTCGYAVPKDSLFNVDYQKKTIHGVVKDNTTVLIGAIVQIKGTDVAISTDLQGRYSLQVLAGDTLLVSYIGYKSKEITITNESVYNITLLQDQDMLDEVVINAGYYTVKDRERTGSIARVTAKDIELQPVINPLQAIQGRMAGVNITQNSGVPGGGFDIQIRGRNSLRPYQNNAINGNAPLYVIDGVVIPTSNLVNSLLSTQILPMSDTNILNSINPSDIQSIEILKDADATAIYGSRGANGVVLITTKKNKSDKLSFTLSSSTSFSKVASKMKLLNTKEFNKMRDQAFLNDGITVYPDDALDMNGTWDRNRYTDWQKELIGGTALSQNINLGVSGGSETTHFSVSANQGTQTTVFPTDKGYKRNTFLINVNHNSKDGRFQLNSSTNYSIQKNNLIATDLTKSSLTLSPNAPSLYNPDGSLHWGFIGDTNPISSMHETYKNDNNNLVLNIDLNYELFKNAHIRLNAGYNKSNIEEKKLTPYTINNPAKGYTSEQSKAENTFRDNISYILEPQLNYILNIDKLSINSLIGITYQDNKVNALHLTGSGFQTDDFISNISAAKTSAITQSANQQYKYIAFFGRLNLNYNSKYLINLTARRDGSSRFGDNHKFGNFAAVGASWIFSKEDFLKNSSWFSFGKLRASYGTSGNDNIGDYQYLDTYTLNPNRYDELTGLTPSRLYNPNFSWEKTKKLEAAFEAALFNDRLQFDIAYYRNRSSNQLVGVPLPGTTGFISIQDNLPATVENKGWEFSLSSQNIKSIDFTWTTNFNISFPKNTLLSFPNLESSTYANQFIVGKGTNVRRLYNFEGINPENGQYIFTDYNNDGKITSAYDRQIIKERKIDYHGGLQNTFIYKNFSLDFLFQFVKQTNYNYNYIQLFPGSMSNQPIEILDSWSPTNLASQYGAFTTGANSTIRNQFTTYQSSNQIISDASYIRLKNISLSYTLKIPNAKIDSLRLYLQGQNLGTITNYYGLDPEFVAIGYLPPLKTYAFGLQLTF, from the coding sequence ATGAAAACTCAATTTTTAACCAATACCAGTTACGGGATTGTACTGCTTTTAACTAGCCTTACCTTTACCTGTGGCTATGCCGTACCTAAAGATAGTCTATTTAATGTAGATTATCAAAAAAAGACTATTCACGGAGTAGTAAAAGATAACACAACAGTGCTTATAGGAGCCATTGTACAGATAAAAGGAACAGATGTAGCTATAAGCACAGATCTTCAGGGAAGATACTCTTTACAGGTCTTAGCTGGAGATACTCTACTTGTTTCTTATATCGGATACAAATCAAAAGAAATTACAATAACAAATGAGTCTGTTTATAACATTACCCTTTTACAGGATCAAGACATGCTTGATGAAGTAGTTATAAACGCAGGTTATTACACCGTTAAAGACCGCGAGCGTACAGGAAGTATCGCTCGAGTTACTGCAAAGGATATCGAACTTCAACCTGTTATCAATCCTTTACAAGCTATTCAAGGAAGAATGGCTGGTGTAAACATAACTCAAAACTCAGGAGTACCAGGTGGAGGTTTTGATATACAAATTCGTGGTAGAAATAGTTTACGTCCTTATCAAAACAATGCAATAAATGGAAATGCTCCATTATATGTAATAGATGGAGTTGTAATCCCCACTAGTAACCTAGTTAACTCTTTACTATCAACTCAAATCCTTCCTATGAGTGATACTAATATTTTAAACTCTATCAATCCTTCAGATATACAGAGCATAGAGATTTTAAAAGACGCTGATGCAACGGCCATCTACGGCTCTCGAGGGGCTAACGGGGTAGTTCTTATTACAACAAAGAAAAATAAATCAGACAAACTTTCTTTTACCCTGTCCTCTTCTACTTCTTTTAGCAAAGTAGCTAGTAAAATGAAACTTTTAAATACTAAGGAGTTTAATAAAATGCGAGATCAAGCATTTTTAAATGATGGCATTACAGTCTATCCTGATGATGCACTCGATATGAACGGTACTTGGGATAGAAACAGATATACTGATTGGCAAAAAGAACTTATTGGTGGTACTGCTCTTAGTCAAAACATAAATTTAGGTGTAAGTGGAGGAAGTGAAACAACACACTTCTCAGTATCTGCAAATCAAGGTACTCAAACCACGGTGTTTCCAACTGATAAAGGCTACAAAAGAAATACCTTTTTAATCAATGTGAATCACAATAGTAAAGATGGAAGATTTCAATTAAACTCATCAACTAATTACTCTATACAAAAGAATAATTTAATAGCTACTGATTTAACAAAAAGTTCTCTAACCTTATCTCCAAATGCGCCAAGTTTATATAATCCTGATGGAAGTTTACATTGGGGATTTATAGGTGATACAAATCCAATATCATCTATGCACGAAACTTATAAAAATGATAATAATAATCTTGTTCTAAATATTGACTTAAACTATGAGTTATTTAAAAATGCACACATCAGACTAAATGCTGGTTACAACAAGTCTAACATAGAAGAAAAAAAGTTAACACCTTATACTATTAACAACCCAGCCAAAGGTTATACCTCAGAGCAGTCTAAGGCTGAAAACACCTTCAGAGATAATATCTCTTATATACTAGAACCTCAACTAAACTACATTCTTAATATAGATAAGCTATCTATAAACTCTCTAATAGGCATAACCTATCAAGACAATAAAGTAAATGCCCTGCATTTAACTGGAAGTGGTTTCCAAACTGATGATTTTATATCTAATATCTCTGCCGCTAAAACATCGGCTATAACGCAATCTGCTAACCAACAATATAAGTACATAGCCTTTTTTGGAAGATTAAATCTTAATTACAACAGTAAGTACCTAATTAACCTTACTGCAAGACGTGATGGTTCTTCAAGATTTGGAGATAATCATAAGTTTGGTAATTTTGCTGCTGTAGGAGCTTCTTGGATATTTTCTAAAGAAGATTTTTTAAAAAACTCATCATGGTTTAGCTTTGGAAAACTTAGAGCTAGTTATGGAACTTCGGGTAATGACAATATTGGTGATTATCAGTATTTAGATACTTATACTCTTAATCCCAATAGATATGATGAATTAACAGGTCTAACTCCCTCTAGGTTATACAATCCTAATTTTAGTTGGGAGAAAACAAAAAAATTAGAAGCAGCCTTTGAAGCAGCCTTATTTAATGATAGATTACAGTTTGATATAGCCTACTATAGAAACAGATCCTCTAATCAGCTTGTGGGTGTTCCTTTACCAGGAACAACTGGTTTTATTTCTATACAAGATAACTTACCTGCAACAGTCGAAAACAAAGGTTGGGAATTTAGTTTAAGCTCTCAAAATATTAAATCAATAGACTTTACCTGGACCACTAATTTTAATATATCTTTCCCTAAAAACACACTACTTTCTTTTCCAAACTTAGAAAGCTCAACATATGCAAACCAATTTATCGTAGGAAAAGGTACTAATGTACGTCGTCTATACAATTTTGAAGGAATTAATCCTGAAAATGGGCAATATATTTTTACAGATTATAATAACGACGGTAAAATAACGTCAGCTTATGATAGACAAATTATTAAAGAAAGAAAGATTGATTATCACGGAGGCCTTCAAAATACCTTTATTTATAAGAATTTTAGTCTTGATTTTCTATTTCAGTTTGTAAAACAAACTAATTACAATTACAATTATATTCAACTATTTCCTGGTTCTATGAGTAATCAACCTATCGAGATATTAGATAGTTGGTCTCCTACTAATCTTGCTAGCCAATATGGAGCTTTTACAACCGGTGCAAACTCTACTATAAGAAATCAATTTACTACTTATCAAAGTAGTAATCAAATAATAAGTGATGCCTCTTATATTAGATTAAAAAATATATCTCTATCCTATACCCTTAAGATACCTAACGCTAAAATAGATTCACTACGCTTGTATTTACAAGGTCAAAATCTAGGGACAATTACAAACTACTATGGACTTGATCCAGAATTTGTAGCAATAGGTTATTTACCTCCTCTAAAGACATATGCTTTTGGTCTACAATTAACTTTCTAA
- a CDS encoding RagB/SusD family nutrient uptake outer membrane protein, with protein MKKISLLFTLILLLQSCEQMIEIDLPTDQIATEGIFKDKRTARSALANLYINLRESSIYSGNSQGIGSQLGLYTDELDPITIPPTEDSSLLYNNMIDPTRYVLSTFWNTSYSHIYAINAFINGISKSDALLEEDRTKLIAEAKILRAMYYQAITQIFGDVPYTASTDYKTNITIKKTPVIEILKLIEQDLLQTIEDLPYSYRSSNRYYPNKAVAELILAKNYLLQKKYDKAEFYSKLIIDNPLYSLEYDLSKTFKNTAKSTLWQLSNNSNITATYEANNYIMLVSDWKYKLSTSLLNSFDNKDLRKTNWTNEYPNTNKFYAFKYKNYTANSNECSILFRIEEAYFIMAEALIYQNKEQEAISYINPIRHKAGLTDLPNTIDQEEIIYKMLEESKKEFFLEHARRFFDLKRNNKLYLLKATKANWQDKHALLPYPEKEILINPNLNPQNEY; from the coding sequence ATGAAAAAAATTAGCTTATTATTCACTCTTATACTACTGCTTCAATCATGTGAACAAATGATTGAAATAGATTTACCAACAGATCAAATAGCCACTGAAGGTATTTTTAAAGATAAACGAACAGCTAGATCAGCTCTTGCCAACTTATACATAAATCTTAGAGAAAGCTCTATTTATAGCGGTAATAGTCAAGGCATTGGTTCTCAATTAGGTTTATACACGGATGAACTTGATCCCATAACAATACCTCCTACAGAAGATAGTTCACTCCTTTATAATAATATGATAGACCCTACTAGATATGTTCTTTCTACGTTTTGGAACACCTCTTACTCTCATATTTATGCCATTAATGCTTTTATAAATGGAATTTCAAAATCTGACGCTCTCCTAGAAGAAGATAGAACTAAATTAATCGCTGAAGCGAAAATTCTAAGAGCTATGTATTATCAAGCCATTACTCAAATATTTGGTGATGTCCCCTATACAGCATCTACTGATTACAAAACAAATATTACTATCAAAAAGACTCCTGTAATTGAGATTCTAAAACTCATTGAACAAGACCTTTTACAAACTATTGAAGACCTTCCTTATAGCTATAGATCTTCAAATAGATACTACCCTAACAAGGCAGTTGCTGAACTTATTTTAGCTAAAAACTATTTACTTCAAAAAAAATATGACAAAGCTGAATTTTATTCTAAGTTAATCATTGACAACCCCTTATATAGCTTAGAATATGACTTATCAAAAACTTTTAAAAACACAGCAAAAAGTACACTTTGGCAACTTAGCAATAATTCTAACATAACGGCTACTTATGAAGCAAATAATTATATAATGTTAGTTAGTGATTGGAAATACAAACTAAGCACCTCTTTACTTAACTCATTTGATAATAAAGACCTTAGAAAAACAAACTGGACTAATGAATACCCAAATACAAATAAATTCTATGCTTTTAAATATAAAAATTATACTGCCAACTCAAATGAGTGCTCCATTCTTTTCAGAATCGAAGAGGCTTATTTTATAATGGCCGAAGCACTTATTTATCAAAACAAAGAACAAGAGGCCATTTCTTATATAAACCCTATAAGACACAAAGCAGGATTAACCGATCTTCCAAATACTATAGACCAAGAAGAAATTATATATAAGATGCTTGAAGAAAGCAAAAAAGAATTTTTCCTTGAACACGCACGAAGATTCTTTGATTTAAAAAGAAATAATAAGCTATATCTTTTAAAAGCTACTAAAGCTAATTGGCAGGACAAACACGCATTATTGCCCTATCCTGAGAAAGAAATCCTTATCAATCCTAATCTAAATCCTCAAAATGAATATTAA
- a CDS encoding alpha/beta hydrolase family protein: MNINIKTFYATLFLLLSILTSSAQTINDSLKYSELINSLLSKNGKIAVIHKYYKPDSKRDSVFIYNEGKLIDSKQSNFNYRQFKNNSIISYNTNKKEIEILNGHTLKNQIIPNVTKPIIIENYGLLFYLNSSTKIYNLVQILQKGNKVIWTSPKDKVSFTDVSDDKQNLIIQYSNKQKGIEIINLTNFKKTVNKEIKFTIKQAIWSKKHPIVFLLPNSIGDNKYPFVTFYHYNNNFIKKQVLNDSSYYHDLESTSNNSFKIIRTYNSNYLPYNTKKVELWSTNDRYLRNAISKAGAQTTTTNEHTFFNYTNNEATLSEKLNNYESISLNENTFLVFDSNQYLDYTYQWSSRPRDISIYNIKEDTLTVIVKQLNSPFNTTSLSPKGNYFIYSKENTLHFYNTNERIIENTLKLKKNNELKKVRLRTWSQDERFFYFSANSNLMRYDTKTKTFKTIISSNSADLHYSVLNSSNNSTYNANSELYYHSLSNNNNLLLVKKWDSKKNTQSLVVLDNEKQNWIVKDTENRISNIKYSDDLKSITYSLENFNNPKSVYLFQKNKTILLLENKITKEHFSWQKQKIISYKDKYGNNLKGVLFYPKDFDPNKKYPMITHIYEIQNQIANIFTYPTYLNSNGFNITLLQENKYFVFLPDIFDTQQGTGLSALHCVEQAIDSVLKQEKSIDKNNLGLYGFSHGGYETNFIITQNHMFKAAVSGSGNSDIIRSYFSYNENFVSPFFFQFENGQYKMPKTFKEDKDLYLKNSPILYTDQIKTPLLTFTGKKDENIHWEQQREFFIAMLRYKIPHVALFYNNEGHGLLKKENQIDITKRLIQWFDYFLKDIDTKEANWVYQYTTFEEERITNN; this comes from the coding sequence ATGAATATTAATATAAAAACCTTTTATGCTACTTTGTTTCTGCTACTAAGTATACTAACAAGTTCAGCACAAACAATTAATGATAGTTTGAAATACAGTGAGCTTATAAATAGTTTACTCTCTAAGAATGGGAAAATAGCTGTTATACACAAATATTATAAACCTGATTCTAAAAGAGATAGTGTATTTATATATAATGAAGGAAAATTAATAGACAGCAAACAATCTAACTTTAATTACAGACAATTTAAAAACAATTCAATTATTTCATACAATACTAATAAAAAAGAAATAGAAATACTTAATGGACATACATTAAAAAATCAAATTATTCCTAATGTAACCAAGCCTATTATTATAGAAAATTATGGTCTTCTTTTTTATTTAAATTCAAGTACCAAAATCTATAATCTTGTTCAAATACTTCAAAAGGGAAATAAAGTAATTTGGACAAGTCCAAAAGACAAAGTGTCTTTCACAGATGTAAGTGATGACAAACAAAATCTTATCATTCAATACAGTAACAAACAAAAGGGAATCGAAATCATTAATTTAACAAATTTTAAAAAGACTGTAAACAAAGAGATTAAATTCACTATTAAACAAGCGATATGGAGTAAAAAACATCCTATTGTTTTTCTTTTACCAAATTCAATAGGTGACAATAAATACCCTTTTGTGACCTTTTATCACTACAATAATAATTTTATTAAAAAACAAGTCCTAAATGATAGTAGTTATTATCATGATTTAGAATCAACAAGTAATAATAGCTTTAAAATTATACGAACTTATAATTCCAACTATCTACCATATAATACAAAAAAAGTGGAACTATGGAGTACAAATGATCGTTATTTACGAAATGCTATATCTAAAGCTGGAGCTCAAACAACAACAACAAATGAGCATACCTTCTTTAATTACACAAACAATGAAGCTACTCTTTCTGAAAAATTAAATAACTATGAGTCCATTTCTTTAAATGAGAACACTTTTCTTGTATTTGATTCCAATCAGTATCTTGATTACACATATCAATGGTCTTCTAGACCTCGAGATATAAGTATTTATAATATCAAAGAAGATACTCTAACAGTAATTGTAAAACAACTAAACTCCCCCTTTAATACAACGAGCTTATCTCCAAAAGGAAATTACTTTATATATAGTAAAGAAAACACTTTACACTTCTACAATACTAATGAGAGAATAATTGAAAATACTTTGAAACTAAAAAAAAATAATGAGTTAAAAAAAGTAAGACTCAGAACTTGGTCTCAAGATGAAAGATTCTTTTATTTTTCGGCAAATTCTAACCTTATGAGATATGACACTAAAACCAAAACCTTCAAAACAATTATAAGTTCCAATAGTGCAGATTTACACTATTCAGTCCTTAATTCATCAAACAATAGTACATATAATGCAAACAGTGAACTATATTATCACTCTCTTTCAAATAATAACAATCTACTTCTTGTTAAAAAATGGGACTCGAAAAAAAACACACAATCACTTGTAGTATTAGATAATGAAAAACAAAATTGGATAGTTAAAGATACGGAGAATCGTATCTCAAATATAAAATATAGTGACGACCTTAAGAGCATTACTTACTCTTTAGAAAATTTTAATAACCCCAAATCTGTCTATCTATTTCAAAAAAATAAAACTATACTACTTTTAGAAAACAAAATTACTAAAGAACATTTCTCTTGGCAGAAACAAAAGATTATTTCTTATAAAGACAAGTATGGGAATAACTTAAAAGGTGTCTTATTTTATCCTAAAGATTTTGATCCGAACAAAAAATACCCAATGATTACTCATATTTATGAAATACAAAATCAAATAGCTAATATTTTCACATACCCTACCTATCTTAATAGTAATGGATTTAATATAACTCTTTTACAGGAAAACAAGTATTTTGTTTTCTTACCTGACATCTTCGACACTCAACAAGGAACTGGATTATCTGCTCTTCATTGTGTGGAACAAGCTATAGATTCAGTACTTAAACAGGAAAAATCTATAGATAAAAATAATTTAGGTTTATATGGTTTTTCTCATGGAGGATACGAAACCAACTTTATTATAACACAAAACCATATGTTTAAAGCAGCAGTAAGCGGATCCGGAAACTCTGATATCATAAGGTCTTATTTTTCATACAACGAGAATTTTGTTTCACCATTCTTCTTTCAATTTGAAAATGGACAATACAAAATGCCTAAAACATTTAAAGAAGATAAAGACTTATATTTAAAAAATTCTCCCATACTATATACTGATCAAATTAAAACTCCCTTACTTACTTTCACAGGAAAAAAAGATGAAAATATTCATTGGGAACAACAAAGAGAATTCTTTATTGCCATGTTACGTTATAAAATTCCTCATGTAGCATTATTTTATAATAATGAAGGTCATGGTCTTTTAAAGAAAGAAAATCAAATAGATATTACCAAAAGGCTTATTCAATGGTTTGATTACTTTTTAAAAGATATTGATACAAAAGAAGCAAATTGGGTTTATCAATACACAACCTTTGAAGAAGAAAGAATAACTAATAACTAA
- a CDS encoding DUF6520 family protein yields MKKFLKSAGLPIGVFALAIGSAFATNAMKNAQTIVPGYQKMDNDGLVCRERTMCDTQGDIACTWIEGSTEHLLYGKQGPLENTVCTLPLFKVEE; encoded by the coding sequence ATGAAAAAGTTTTTAAAATCAGCAGGATTGCCAATCGGTGTATTTGCTCTTGCTATCGGAAGTGCATTTGCAACAAATGCCATGAAAAACGCCCAAACAATTGTGCCTGGTTATCAGAAAATGGATAATGATGGGCTTGTTTGTAGAGAAAGAACAATGTGTGATACGCAAGGAGATATTGCATGTACTTGGATTGAAGGGAGTACAGAACATCTTTTGTATGGTAAACAAGGGCCACTAGAAAATACTGTTTGTACATTGCCTTTATTTAAAGTAGAAGAGTAA
- a CDS encoding MauE/DoxX family redox-associated membrane protein: MKTRFILFVRYFLVLLFVYAAISKLVVFDEFKVQLTQSPLLSVYANTIAYMVIIVEISISLLLVLEKTKVSALYLSYGLMVAFSIYIYLILNYSDFIPCSCGGVLERLSWNEHLWFNIIISVLILLALFFEEYKPKRFYLLSIVTTLVSSSVIILVFLSSEHIIKKENPFIRRYLPHGVVEKDTLDLKVNTFYFSGYYKDKLYLGNTKSPLRFISVDSLMQREDYLIKIDSTHFPYRYLRLKTVYPYFFLADGSIPIVYKGELNSNEKIKQTKIFSFKEAYFNDFIAIDSTSIAIKSQSSQDYKNVLGIINSQTTPRAFIDASILESDSDGVFDSDGSFSLSKQNKTLIYTYFYKNQYVLTSPALELLKRQNTIDTTKSLHITAAKLASGENKMTTPVSPINKKVVVKNNLLFIISNSLGQNESKAIWRQASIVDIYDFVKDSYIASFYIYHLGQEKLSDLIVTDHYIYGLFDQKLVRYRLAKSLTDKFD; the protein is encoded by the coding sequence ATGAAAACTAGGTTTATTTTATTTGTTCGTTATTTTCTTGTTTTACTTTTTGTCTACGCAGCAATAAGTAAGCTTGTTGTCTTTGATGAGTTTAAAGTACAACTCACTCAGTCCCCACTTCTAAGTGTTTATGCAAACACTATAGCCTACATGGTTATAATTGTTGAGATAAGTATCTCTTTGCTACTTGTCTTAGAAAAGACAAAGGTATCGGCTCTTTATCTAAGCTATGGTTTAATGGTTGCATTTTCCATTTACATCTACTTAATTCTAAACTACAGTGACTTTATTCCCTGCTCATGTGGGGGAGTGCTTGAAAGGTTAAGTTGGAATGAACATTTATGGTTTAATATAATAATAAGTGTTTTAATTCTACTTGCCCTTTTCTTTGAAGAATATAAACCAAAACGATTCTATCTTTTATCTATTGTAACCACACTTGTAAGTAGTAGTGTTATTATACTTGTTTTTTTATCCTCAGAACATATCATAAAAAAAGAAAATCCTTTTATAAGAAGATACCTACCTCATGGAGTGGTAGAAAAGGATACTTTAGATTTAAAGGTAAATACGTTTTATTTCTCAGGCTACTATAAAGACAAACTTTACTTAGGTAATACTAAATCTCCACTTAGATTTATTAGTGTAGATTCCTTAATGCAAAGAGAAGACTACTTAATAAAAATTGATTCAACACATTTTCCTTATAGGTACTTAAGATTAAAAACAGTCTATCCTTATTTTTTCTTAGCAGATGGATCAATTCCAATTGTTTATAAAGGAGAGCTAAACTCTAATGAAAAAATAAAACAAACAAAAATATTTAGTTTTAAAGAAGCTTACTTTAACGATTTTATTGCCATTGATTCCACATCTATTGCAATTAAAAGTCAAAGTAGTCAGGACTACAAAAATGTATTAGGAATTATTAATTCTCAAACTACCCCAAGAGCGTTTATTGATGCTAGTATATTGGAGAGTGATTCCGATGGAGTCTTTGACAGTGATGGGAGTTTTAGCCTAAGTAAACAAAACAAAACTTTAATCTATACTTACTTTTATAAAAACCAGTACGTACTGACAAGTCCTGCTTTAGAATTATTAAAAAGGCAAAACACAATAGATACCACAAAATCACTTCATATAACCGCGGCAAAATTAGCCTCAGGAGAAAACAAGATGACAACTCCTGTTAGCCCCATAAATAAGAAAGTAGTAGTTAAAAACAATCTTCTGTTTATTATATCAAACTCTCTTGGACAAAATGAGTCTAAGGCAATCTGGAGACAAGCTAGTATTGTTGATATCTACGACTTTGTAAAAGACAGTTATATCGCAAGCTTTTATATCTATCACCTAGGGCAAGAGAAGCTTTCTGATTTAATTGTTACAGATCATTACATATATGGTCTATTTGATCAAAAACTTGTGCGTTATAGACTGGCCAAATCCCTGACAGACAAGTTTGATTAA
- a CDS encoding cold-shock protein, translating into MQEGTVKFFNETKGFGFITNGNEDIFVHATGLEDDIRQGDNVTYNVEKGQKGFNAVNVKRA; encoded by the coding sequence ATGCAAGAAGGTACAGTAAAATTTTTCAATGAAACAAAAGGATTCGGATTTATAACAAATGGAAATGAAGATATTTTTGTTCACGCTACAGGTTTAGAAGATGACATTAGACAAGGTGATAATGTAACATATAACGTAGAAAAAGGACAAAAAGGTTTCAATGCCGTAAATGTAAAAAGAGCATAG
- a CDS encoding IS4 family transposase, whose amino-acid sequence MSLKTNNSLEYKNTELLTTIKANFKGKLGLARIRLICLFIVSLCKVKSVNFSKVSTGFDNCAETSSNYRRIQRFISSVDLKLEWISRLIFGLIPTQESYVLVMDRTNWKFGKQDINILMLGISYKNMCFPILFKMLDKRGNSNTNERKELINTFIDWFGKDCINCVLADREFVGEDWISYLNDKQIKYYIRIRNNFKVYLYSKQKEITASHLFNNLKPGQTRQYHKIVRIHNQLCYISGTKVITDGKIDFCIIIGFNKPEKALDTYKIRWQIETLFKAFKSSGFNIEDTHLKKIDRIEKLLMLVMIAFVWCYKIGDYIDTIKPIKIKNHGNRLISVFKLGLDYLSRLLLSKNEYNPLNINCFSFLSCT is encoded by the coding sequence ATGTCTTTAAAAACGAACAACAGCCTAGAGTACAAAAATACAGAACTTCTAACAACTATAAAAGCCAATTTTAAAGGTAAATTAGGGTTAGCTAGGATCCGACTTATTTGTTTGTTTATCGTCTCTCTATGCAAAGTAAAGTCTGTGAATTTTTCTAAAGTATCAACTGGATTTGACAACTGTGCTGAAACTAGTAGTAACTATAGACGTATTCAGCGCTTTATATCCTCAGTTGATTTAAAATTGGAATGGATTTCAAGACTTATCTTTGGGCTTATTCCTACCCAGGAATCCTATGTTCTTGTAATGGATCGCACCAATTGGAAGTTTGGTAAACAAGACATAAACATCTTAATGCTAGGTATTAGTTATAAGAATATGTGTTTTCCAATACTGTTTAAAATGTTAGATAAACGAGGTAATTCAAATACAAATGAGCGAAAAGAACTCATTAATACTTTTATTGATTGGTTTGGTAAAGATTGTATTAATTGTGTATTAGCAGATAGAGAATTTGTTGGAGAGGATTGGATTAGCTATCTAAATGATAAGCAAATTAAATATTACATTCGTATTAGAAATAACTTCAAGGTTTACTTGTATAGTAAACAGAAAGAAATAACAGCTTCTCATCTATTTAATAACTTAAAACCTGGTCAAACAAGACAGTATCACAAGATTGTTAGAATTCATAATCAGCTATGTTATATCTCTGGAACTAAAGTGATAACAGATGGTAAAATAGACTTCTGTATAATCATAGGTTTTAATAAACCAGAGAAAGCTTTAGATACTTACAAAATAAGATGGCAGATAGAAACACTATTTAAAGCCTTCAAGTCTAGTGGCTTTAATATAGAAGATACACACTTGAAAAAAATAGATAGAATTGAAAAACTACTCATGTTAGTGATGATCGCTTTTGTGTGGTGCTATAAGATTGGGGACTATATTGACACTATAAAACCTATCAAAATCAAGAATCATGGCAATAGGCTTATTAGTGTATTTAAACTTGGACTTGACTACTTATCAAGATTATTACTTTCTAAAAATGAATACAACCCTTTAAATATCAATTGCTTTAGTTTTTTGTCGTGTACTTAG
- a CDS encoding response regulator transcription factor, translated as MQSKIIKVAIVDDHTVFRDGFELIISRISSVEVVLKSSNGLKLLQGLKTVEVDIVFLDIQMPKMDGYQTVAELNKIYPSLKVIILSSFYDHHSIARMLKFNISGYLSKKAKSKDIEKAILTVNKSLEYFGKRVRKVLIKLSFDIENTTCVFSQRELEIITLSARQLSSSEIADILHISCRTVEKHKEGLLEKTGSYNFTGVVLYAISMHYIKKQDFINSYKTSKKNKP; from the coding sequence ATGCAAAGCAAAATAATAAAAGTAGCAATAGTGGATGATCACACAGTCTTTCGAGATGGTTTTGAATTGATCATATCTAGGATTAGCTCTGTAGAGGTGGTCTTAAAAAGTTCTAATGGGCTAAAATTATTACAAGGCTTAAAGACAGTAGAGGTTGATATTGTATTTTTAGATATTCAGATGCCTAAAATGGATGGCTATCAAACAGTGGCAGAGTTAAATAAAATCTATCCTTCTTTAAAGGTAATTATACTTTCTAGCTTTTATGATCATCATAGTATCGCTAGAATGCTTAAGTTTAATATCTCAGGATACTTAAGTAAAAAAGCAAAATCAAAGGATATTGAAAAAGCTATTTTAACAGTTAACAAATCATTAGAGTATTTTGGTAAAAGGGTTAGAAAGGTTCTAATAAAACTTAGTTTTGATATAGAAAACACCACATGTGTTTTCTCCCAAAGAGAATTAGAAATTATAACTCTTAGCGCTAGACAGCTTAGCTCCTCTGAAATAGCTGATATCTTACATATTAGTTGTAGGACAGTTGAAAAACACAAAGAAGGTTTACTTGAAAAAACAGGATCTTATAATTTTACAGGCGTTGTTTTATATGCAATTTCAATGCATTATATTAAAAAACAGGATTTTATAAACAGTTATAAAACCTCTAAAAAAAATAAACCATAA